The following proteins are co-located in the Silene latifolia isolate original U9 population chromosome 1, ASM4854445v1, whole genome shotgun sequence genome:
- the LOC141644043 gene encoding uncharacterized protein LOC141644043 codes for MAECLGVVGVEEQARYLGLPTVIGRSKKVITDIIRDKLCKKLQGWRGKILSRAGKEILIKAVANSLPTYVMSVFKIPANFCDELRSIVSKFWWGHEENKRGIHWVAWKKLVRPKGKGGLGFRDFRLFNIALLGKQAWRLVTTPDSLWTRIMKAKYFPASDFMSASLGHNPSYTWRSIFEARTVLERGMRRRIGDGNDTKMWGHAWLPNSHSSRIISPCAPGNDELMVAELMRPNRRGWDEEKGYGWLFGLDEGSLALESALESFGLAPREALLLGLWGGLLGMGRAGIGGRVGGRGQDVREWVEVRWNEMSQEECVWFMVDCWVIWEHRNKVVFDNIMVEPAVVVRRVRDVVCEGVGESDSVEKGRRSRSTSRGTGEGDNGWQAAREGYLKINVDAGIKEDVGVDTGIVCRDSRGEVLWGVSIARQRVWEAHVAEAVAVLDGLEEAARRGVQKLEVESDCLQVIEAIQDRRHGRSIFSPIIDDIVNCSFNFESIVWLHVSRINNCVAHALAHCSPRTLGRVV; via the exons ATGGCGGAATGTCTCGGGGTGGTCGGAGTGGAGGAACAAGCTCGCTATTTGGGGCTTCCCACGGTTATTGGCCGATCGAAAAAGGTTATTACGGATATTATTCGTGATAAACTTTGCAAAAAATTACAAGGGTGGCGCGGGAAAATTTTGTCTAGGGCTGGTAAGGAGATTCTTATAAAGGCAGTTGCCAATTCGCttcctacctatgtgatgagtgtgtTTAAAATTCCTGCAAACTTTTGTGATGAGCTGAGATCGATTGTTTCGAAATTTTGGTGGGGGCATGAGGAGAATAAGCGAGGTATTCATTGGGTGGCGTGGAAGAAATTGGTTCGACCGAAGGGAAAAGGAGGCTTGGGCTTTCGTGATTTTCGGTTGTTCAACATCGCTTTGTTGGGCAAGCAAGCTTGGCGATTGGTAACTACTCCTGATAGTTTGTGGACGCGAATTATGAAAGCAAAATACTTCCCTGCAAGTGATTTTATGTCGGCCTCTCTAGGACACAACCCGAGTTATACTTGGCGTAGTATTTTCGAAGCCCGGACTGTTTTGGAGCGTGGTATGCGTAGGAGAATTGGGGATGGCAATGACACAAAAATGTGGGGACATGCTTGGCTGCCTAATTCCCACTCGAGCCGGATTATTTCGCCTTGTGCACCTGGAAACGACGAGTTGATGGTTGCGGAATTGATGAGGCCGAATAGGAGGGGTTGGGATGAAGAAAA GGGATATGGTTGGCTCTTCGGACTGGACGAGGGATCGTTGGCTCTGGAATCGGCTCTGGAAAGTTTCGGTTTGGCCCCGCGTGAAGCTCTTCTTCTG GGACTGTGGGGTGGCCTCTTGGGCATGGGACGAGCTGGGATTGGAGGACGTGTTGGGGGGAGGGGGCAGGATGTGCGAGAATGGGTTGAAGTTCGATGGAACGAGATGAGCCAAGAGGAATGTGTGTGGTTTATGGTGGATTGCTGGGTCATTTGGGAGCATAGAAACAAGGTCGTTTTTGACAACATTATGGTGGAACCGGCTGTGGTAGTGAGGCGGGTAAGGGATGTTGTATGTGAGGGAGTTGGAGAGAGTGATAGTGTGGAGAAGGGGAGAAGGAGCAGGTCGACCTCACGGGGGACAGGGGAAGGAGATAACGGGTGGCAAGCGGCGAGGGAGGGGTATTTAAAGATCAACGTGGACGCGGGTATTAAAGAAGATGTGGGTGTTGACACGGGTATTGTGTGTCGTGACAGCCGAGGTGAGGTCTTATGGGGTGTGTCCATTGCTCGTCAACGGGTTTGGGAAGCACATGTAGCTGAGGCGGTTGCGGTCCTTGATGGTTTGGAGGAAGCTGCAAGAAGAGGGGTCCAAAAGCTGGAAGTCGAGAGCGATTGCCTTCAAGTAATTGAAGCGATTCAAGATCGAAGACATGGGAGGAGCATTTTCTCGCCAATTATAGATGATATAGTAAATTGTAGTTTTAATTTTGAGTCTATTGTTTGGTTACATGTTAGTCGTATTAATAACTGTGTAGCTCACGCTTTAGCACACTGTAGTCCGCGTACTCTTGGT